The Nitrospinota bacterium region GACCATTTTTAAAGACCTGTCAGGAAGGCTTATTTCCGGGAGTGTTTGTCCCACCTGTAAAGGTTCACCCATTAAAGTCAGCGGTGCACCTCTCAATGTGATTTTATTATTGCCCGAATGTGCATTGAGTGGAATTGTCAGAAAAAATATTATCAGAAGAAAAAATCTCGCCTTGTTCATTGCGGTTCCTCTTTTTTTACATTATGGGTATCTCTAAAAATTGACTAAATGCTCCTAATCGTCAACTTAAGGAGATGGCTTTGTTTTAGTGGAACAGGCGACCTGCCCTTAAATTTAAGGATAGGTCGCCCGTGCCACCAATATAAGAAATCCTTGTACAGTGTTCGATTTCCTGTAATAAACTAATTTTTAGAGATGCCCTTATTTTTAAAGCTCAACGACGGTGATGCCGTCTCCCCCGTCTCCTCTCGAACCGGGTTGGAAACTCTTACACATTCCCGTGGTTTCGAGAAACTCTCGCGTCAGTTTTTTAATGGTTCCCATGCCATGACCGTGGATCAATTTTACCTGATGTACGTTATTCACGATCGCCTGGCTGAGAAACTGTTCCATCGCCTCCAGAGCTTCTTCCGAATTCATACCTCTTAAATCGCAGGATGATTTGGCCTGCTGAGTATTCTCGGAATGCACTTTGATGTTTATAGTATCGACTGAATTTTTAGCGGGTCGGCGGTTGCCTGGGTTGCCCTTCAGGTGCACGGTTTCTACTTGAGTGGTCAGGTTGCCAAGCTTGACGCGCACTTTTTTCTTGCCGTTGGGATTTTCAAGGAGAACGCCCACCGCGCCATAGGCTTCGACCAGCACTTGATCGCCTTCAACCAGTTTCTCGGGAGGTGTGACCCATCCTGAAAAATCCTTGCCGTTGGCGGATAGCGGCGTATGCCCCAGGGTCCGAATCTGTTTTTCCACCCGGCGGATTTTCGGTGCGTCCTGGCTTCCCTTGATCTCCTGAAGCAATTTACGAATTTCAAATTTTGCTTCCCGCACATAAGTCTGGAGCCGTTGCTTTTTATCTCTTTGGAACTCGTTTTCATCGGTCCGTAATTTCTGCGTGAGGAAGTTTTGCTCTTCCTTCAGGAGGGTGATTTCCTCAGTTTTTGCCTGGATGATCTTGGTGTTCTTTTCCAATTGCAGTTTTTGTTGCGTGAGGTCTTGCAGAAGGTTTTCGGCGCGGTTATCCTTGGCTTCATACATCTCCCGCGCCCTGGCGATGATGCCGGTGGCAAGGCCCAGTCTTTGGGCTGTATCCAGAGCGGCGCTGTGACCGGGAACGCCAAAAATCAACCGGTAGGTGGGGGTCATGGACTCAGGGTTGAACTCGGTACAGGCATTGAGAAAACCTTCATGAGTCTGCGCCAGCATTTTAAGGGACAGATAATGCGTGGAAACCAGCGTCACCACGTCACGGCGTTTTAACTCCAGAAGGATGGCCTCCGCCAGCGCCGCGCCTTCAAATGGGTCGGTCGCGATTCCCAGTTCGTCCAGAAGGATCAAGGCTCCCGGACTGGTATGGTGCAGGATGAGAATGATTTTTTGCAGATGCCCTGAAAAGGTGGATAAACTCAACTGGATGCTTTGGTCGTCGCCAATATCTGCGTACACTTCCGGGAAGAATCCTATTTCTGACCCTTCCCGTACAGGAAGAAACATGCCGGCCCGGACCATCATCGACATGAGCCCGATGGTTTTAAGGGTCACGGTCTTGCCTCCCGTGTTGGGACCGGAAATGATGATGGCACGGGTCGATGCTTCCCACGAAATGTCGTTGGGAACGACCGTATGCTTGTTTAATATTAATTCCGGGTTACGCGCCTCTATCAGATTCATGTTTCCATCACGATTCATGGGGCACTTTTTAGCTTGCATAGACTGCGCCAGCCGGGCTTTAGCATGAACCAGGTCCAATTCGGCAAGAGCCTCGAGATTGGCGCACAACGGTTCCTGATGCAATACCATTTGCGAAGCCAGCGCTTGCAGGATTTTGAATTTCTCCTGATCGACCCTGAGTTTGCAAATCTTCAATTGGTTATTCAAGGGAATGACTTGCGTCGGCTCGATAAAAAGTGTCT contains the following coding sequences:
- a CDS encoding endonuclease MutS2, giving the protein MDLTESGKTQLLHKSFTQIGWKLIQDALASRALSPVTADRCHNLLPESDFASAELALQETSEMVFFLQSGEAFPLNSFDDIRPLLQEARETSFLPSDQFLKILKLLRLCRALRRTLEKKIDTPLLQSLSLKLDPLPLLLKEIETCISDDGEIKENATPELKQALREVTTAKQKLEDRMAKLFSTAAFKEAMQDSYFTEREERLVVPIRAEYRSRVDGIVHDSSGSGQTLFIEPTQVIPLNNQLKICKLRVDQEKFKILQALASQMVLHQEPLCANLEALAELDLVHAKARLAQSMQAKKCPMNRDGNMNLIEARNPELILNKHTVVPNDISWEASTRAIIISGPNTGGKTVTLKTIGLMSMMVRAGMFLPVREGSEIGFFPEVYADIGDDQSIQLSLSTFSGHLQKIILILHHTSPGALILLDELGIATDPFEGAALAEAILLELKRRDVVTLVSTHYLSLKMLAQTHEGFLNACTEFNPESMTPTYRLIFGVPGHSAALDTAQRLGLATGIIARAREMYEAKDNRAENLLQDLTQQKLQLEKNTKIIQAKTEEITLLKEEQNFLTQKLRTDENEFQRDKKQRLQTYVREAKFEIRKLLQEIKGSQDAPKIRRVEKQIRTLGHTPLSANGKDFSGWVTPPEKLVEGDQVLVEAYGAVGVLLENPNGKKKVRVKLGNLTTQVETVHLKGNPGNRRPAKNSVDTINIKVHSENTQQAKSSCDLRGMNSEEALEAMEQFLSQAIVNNVHQVKLIHGHGMGTIKKLTREFLETTGMCKSFQPGSRGDGGDGITVVEL